The window AATTGGATTATCAATTGATCCAATGTTAATAGATTCAATCATAGCTTTATCTATATTTTTCACATTAATTAGTTTGACATTTTTTAATATCGTTTGGTCAATATTAGCAAGTTTAAAATCTACGTTCTCTATTACAGAATTTGTAAAATCAGCTTCTCTTATATCAATTTCTGTAAAATTACACGCTTTAATTATTGTGTCAGAAAAATTAGATTCTGGAAAATCTGACTTAACAAAATCACTATTACTTATTTGGGAATTCATAAATGAAGCAAAGTCACCTTTTACTTTTGTAAAATTAGTTTCTTCAATAATTGTTTTTTCAAAATAGGAAGAATAGAGCTCCGCCCTAAAAAAATCGACTTTTTTGATGATTGCTTCACTAAAAATACACTCCGTAAGAGAACTTTCTGACAAATCAATCTCTTCTAATTTATTTTTGGAAAAGTTAACTTCATCTTTAATCAGCTTCTTTCCTTTTGCTCCTACACTACTAACATATAGCCCATGCAATTTTATATCATTTTCCAAATTTATTTGCATTATACCCCTCTTTTCTATGGATAAAATATAATTCTATCAATTATCCCTTGATTTTTAAGCTCATTAACTAACTCCATTCTATGTTCAGGAGTCAAGTCTGTCGTATTAATTATCAAATTATAATTTTTGTTGAGCTCTTTTTTAATATTTTTTATTGATCTATCAACTGTAAAAGCACCTTTTTTAGGAGAAGTATGACCATTAGGATAGGAAACAAAACTTTTCACATCATACTTCTTTCCAGTGACTGTATCTATAAACTCGGCACCACCATCTGCTGTCTTATCTCGAACAATATGCCCTAAATCGCCACGTTCTTCCAATGCAAGACCTATGTCTCTTTCTAGCTTAGAGTCGTCCGTTATTTTTCCTCCATGCGATGGATCTCTAGCTAAGTCATCTAATTCAATTTGTGTCCTGGATTTTATATTGCTTTTTTTAGAGGTATTAGCTTTATCAATTTTTTTACTCTTGGGTCCTTTAACCCCATCTCCTGAAAAATATTCTTTTCCAGCTTCGTATAACGGTGTTCTCATATTAGATAGCTCTGAATTCATTCCAAATGATTCCATCGCTACTGCACCACCAACAACCTCTGCCATATTCTTAAAGTTTTCCATATCTTTTTTCTGAACCTTTTTCACTTCTTCACCATGTTTTTTATGGTAGCTATCTAAGTTTTTTGACCAGCTTAGATTCATAAAATTAATCGGACTGTATCCTTGCTTGTCTCCGTTAAATGAGCGCTGCTTACCTAGTTCTTCTAAACCTAACAAGACTTGTTCTATCAGACCGTTTAGCTCTGAAAAATCACTATCATGTCGATGAATAAAGTCTCGGAAATCTTCCATTAATTGAACTTTTTTCTCGGCTTGTAAAACGCTATAGTCATCAAACAAATGACCTAACCCAGGTATTTTTGAAGCTTGTTCGGCTATTTGATGCAACCAATTGGTTTTCTCCCTTTGTAACTCATCACGCCTACGTTGTAAATCTTCTAGATGGTCTAAATCTAACTTTACCCCTGAAGCAGTAACTTCACTTTCAAAGGCACGGATAAAGTTTTCCAGTGTCGTAATAGCTGTATAGAATACATCACTTAATCCATCTAGCATCGGCGTATACCCTGCTGAAAAATAAGATTTAGTGGAAGACCAGGCAACACCTTTTAACTTTGTATCTCCTGAAAATTCTTCAATTGTTCCATTGGTTCCAGTAAAACTCAAGCCTAGTGTTAATTTTAACTCTTTCATTTGGCTAAGTAAATATTTGTACTCTCCAATATCCATTTTAGTCATTTAACACCCCTCCATTCTTCACAAAATGAAGGTCATCTTCTAATTGATTATAGGCTTTCTTTTCTCGGTAGTACTCTTCTTCAGTATCTTCAATCAACTGTTTAATCTTCTTTTGTGCGTATTGTGTTTCAACTTCAATTTCATCAATTATTTGGTCAATGATACTTGTATATTCAGTGCCTCTGAAAATTTGATGTTCCTCTTCTAGCAACTCTAGTTCTTTGGTTTTAATTCGTTGAATATCCTCATGTAATTGATCTAAGTCACTGGTTTTGCGGAGCAATTGACTGAGTTCATTTGAAGAATGATCTAGTTTTTTCTGTAACTGTTGCTTATCAGTCAAACCGCTTCTCATTTTCTTTATCTTTTTCAATAAACGTTTGGTTAATTTTCAAAATATTCTCCGCATCATTCTGAATCGAACTACTCACTTTACCTACTGCGCTTACAAACTTAGATAGCGTTGACCCTAAATCATTACATGAACGGCTTGATGAATAGCTAAATGAAGTTGCTTTTGTTAGATTCGTTCCTTTATTTTTCATTGTTTCCGAATGGTTTTTAAATCGAGTAGAAAAACTTTCTGCCGTTTCTGAGTGGGTTGTAATTTCTCCCAATGGTTTCACTCCTTTTGTATCTGTCTAGTTTAATTAAACCACAACAGTTATAATATGTAAAATAATTCATCAGATTATAATATAAAGAATTATTAAAAAAACAGTTCACAAAAATATCTTCTCCCTATTTACTTCTTATATTCATCAAACTTCTTTACCCTTTTTAGCATACTTTCTTACCTAGAGCTAAACAACAACCAAACTAACTTTTTATTTTCATTTTTTTATTACAACTCCTCCAAAGTGTAATGAAGCTTTCGGGCCAACTCCTTTTTGCCATCTGACTCTCCATCAGGTGGCTTTTGTATTCATATTTCTCGTGATGCTTTAATAGAATCAATCTAATAAAACTATTAAAAGAGGAACACAACTATGAGTCTTCTTAAATCAGCAATAAAATTCAAAGCCGCTAAAACCGTCACGAACAAAGCATTCGGCAATGGAATGATTTCTACATTAGCCGCAGCTAAAATGACACAGAAAAGTAATGCTCGTGGAAATGCACGTAGAGCAGGTAGAAAATAAATTCTTACTATATCACTTACAAGAAGTCAAAGAGTTTGTTCTAACTTCGATTTTTTCATGCACTAAAATTAAATTTCTGCCTTTACTAATCCGAAAGCCTACAAACCTACTTACACCAACTTAAAACTAAAATTTTTTCCAAAAAAAAAATAGAAAGCACATCACGTACTTTCCATTTCCTTCCTTAACCCCTATTTAACAACATTGCCCAATAAAAAACCTCACTACTTGTGATATGGTTCTCCCTTCATAATCCGGAATCCACGATAAATCTGTTCTACTAATACTAAACGCATCAACTGATGAGGTAATGTCATTTTTCCAAATGAAATCGGAGTATTGCTACGCTTCATTACTTGACTACTTAATCCTAATGATCCACCAATCACAAAAACCAGATTGCTTTTCCCACTAATTCCCAATTGTTCAATTTCTTTAGAAAATTCTTCTGACGTTCGTTGCTTTCCTTCAATTGCCAAAGCGAATACATACGCATTTTCTGGAATTTTAGCTAAAATACGTTCGCCTTCTTTTTCTTTGACTTGAATCATTTCAGCTTCACTTAATTTTTCTGGTGCTTTTTCATCTGGCACTTCAATTAATTCCATTTTGCAATATGCCCCTAAGCGTTTTGTATATTCTTCAATTCCCATTTTTAAATATTTTTCTTTTAACTTTCCAACAGTTATAATTTTGATATTCACAGTTATCCTCCATTAATCACAGGTTATCCACAGAAGTTATCCACATGTCCACAATTCAAAATCATGATTTGGTAGGCGTACACTTGTTCACCACAATATATATGGGTTGACTTTTGCAATAATCACATTTTATTATTTTGTTATCCACAGGTTCAAACTGTTCCATAACAGGTAACTCAAAACCTCCATAAACAGCGTCATCTAAAGCTTCTTCAATATGTTCTTGGCATGAATAAATCGGATTCATCCACAGCACCTCTTTCTTTTTGTGGATAAGTTATTCCAGTAAGAATCCACTTATTTACCATTTTACAGTACTTATCCCCAATGTTCATTACTTTTTTTTTAATATTATCCACATCTTAGTAAATCCACATGATTTTTTTCGCCAAATTCTTACTTGTGGAAAAGTTTTTCTGCACTCCACGCTTTATCTTTTGCGACTTAATTATGATACAATTTAATTATCCTAACGACATTTTTACGAAAAGGTGGTTTTTATTATGCTAAAAGAAGAACTACATTATCCATCAAATAGTGGACAAAATGAAATTTTTGCCACTTCTTGGCAACCAGAAACTGATCCCCTTGCGATTTTGCAAATTAGTCATGGAATGGCTGAATTTATTGAACGTTATCAGAATTTCGCTGAATTTTTAGCAAAGCAAGGATTCTTCGTTGTTGGAAATGATCATTTAGGCCATGGACGTTCTGCTGGACATCCCAATAATTATGGTTACTTTTCAGATGGAAACAGCAAGGAACACATTGTTGAGGATATCAAAGCGCTACATGATTTGGTAAAAGCTGATTATCCAACTCTGCCTTATTTTTTAATGGGTCATAGCATGGGTTCTTTTATTGTCCGTAATTATTTGCAGAAGTACGGAGATTCCGTTGACGGTGCAATTTTAATGGGAACTAGCGGACCAAAACCAGAATTAGAGTTCCTTTTACCACTTCTCAAAGTCCTAAATCGAGTAGCTCCTCATAAGCGAAACCCCTTAGTAGATCAGCTAGCATTTGGCAAATTCAAAACTTACTTTGTTGAAGGGGATTCTGACTTTAATTGGCTAAGCAAGAATCAAGAAAATGTAAAATGGTATGAGAATCATCATCAAACTGGCTTTATCTTTACAAATAATGGCTTTCTGACTTTATTTTCTTTACTAAATGCTGGTACAAAAGCCGGCTGGGCAAAAACTATTCCTAAGAAGTTGCCAATTTTAGTAATTTCTGGTGAAGATGATCCCGTTGGTGATATGGGTAAGGGAATTCGGAAAGTTTTCCACGAACTGGAAGAAATGCAGTTCAGCGATATTACTTTTTGCAGTTATCCTGAAATGCGACATGAGATTTTAATGGAAGAAAACGCATCATTAGTGTACGCAGATATTTTAGATTGGCTAAGTCGGCATTTGCCACAATAATTAGACAAAAAAATAGTAGTAAGCTGAATGTCTATCAGCTTACTACTATTTTTAAATATTAAAGACTATTTGCCGCAGTTAACGTTATCTTAGCTGTTGCAGCTTTTCCATCACGGTAGTATTTAATCTCTACTGTATCGCCAACCTTTTGATTATAGATCACTTTACGTAGTGAAATACTATCTTTAACTTTTTCGCCAGCAATTTCAACAATTGTATCATATTGTTTTAAATCTGCATTTGCAGCTGCAGAATTTTTTTCAACAGAAGTAACGACAACGCCTTCTGTCACATTATCTGGCAAATTAAGCACGCTCTTTTGTTGTTGTGCAGAAATTTGAGATAAATCTCTTAAGGCAACACCCAATACTGGGCGAACAATTTTACCTTTTGTTTGTAATTCATTGATAATTTTTACAACATCGTTACTTGGAATGGCAAATCCAATTCCTTCAACACTATCTTGTGCAATTTTCATTGAATTGATCCCGATTACTTGCCCAGCAAGATTGATTAGAGCTCCACCTGAGTTACCAGGGTTAATTGCTGCATCCGTTTGAATGGCAGTCATGTCCCAATCTTCTACACCGTCACCATTGATGTCCATTCCCACAGTTCTGTTTTTAGCTGAGATAATTCCTTGAGTTACAGAAGTTGCAAAGTTCGTACCTAAAGGTGAACCTATTGCAATAGCTGTTTCTCCAACTTTGATACTATCAGAGTTACCAAATGTTGCTATATTTTTTACCGCTTTAGAAGGAATTGATAAGACAGCTAAATCTGTCCATGCATCTGATCCAACTATTTTTGCTGCAACTTTTGTTCCATCTTTTAATAGGACTTCAACAGCATCTGATCCATCA is drawn from Carnobacterium gallinarum DSM 4847 and contains these coding sequences:
- a CDS encoding LXG domain-containing protein, with the translated sequence MTKMDIGEYKYLLSQMKELKLTLGLSFTGTNGTIEEFSGDTKLKGVAWSSTKSYFSAGYTPMLDGLSDVFYTAITTLENFIRAFESEVTASGVKLDLDHLEDLQRRRDELQREKTNWLHQIAEQASKIPGLGHLFDDYSVLQAEKKVQLMEDFRDFIHRHDSDFSELNGLIEQVLLGLEELGKQRSFNGDKQGYSPINFMNLSWSKNLDSYHKKHGEEVKKVQKKDMENFKNMAEVVGGAVAMESFGMNSELSNMRTPLYEAGKEYFSGDGVKGPKSKKIDKANTSKKSNIKSRTQIELDDLARDPSHGGKITDDSKLERDIGLALEERGDLGHIVRDKTADGGAEFIDTVTGKKYDVKSFVSYPNGHTSPKKGAFTVDRSIKNIKKELNKNYNLIINTTDLTPEHRMELVNELKNQGIIDRIIFYP
- a CDS encoding DUF3958 family protein, which codes for MTDKQQLQKKLDHSSNELSQLLRKTSDLDQLHEDIQRIKTKELELLEEEHQIFRGTEYTSIIDQIIDEIEVETQYAQKKIKQLIEDTEEEYYREKKAYNQLEDDLHFVKNGGVLND
- the rlmH gene encoding 23S rRNA (pseudouridine(1915)-N(3))-methyltransferase RlmH — protein: MNIKIITVGKLKEKYLKMGIEEYTKRLGAYCKMELIEVPDEKAPEKLSEAEMIQVKEKEGERILAKIPENAYVFALAIEGKQRTSEEFSKEIEQLGISGKSNLVFVIGGSLGLSSQVMKRSNTPISFGKMTLPHQLMRLVLVEQIYRGFRIMKGEPYHK
- a CDS encoding pentapeptide repeat-containing protein, with translation MQINLENDIKLHGLYVSSVGAKGKKLIKDEVNFSKNKLEEIDLSESSLTECIFSEAIIKKVDFFRAELYSSYFEKTIIEETNFTKVKGDFASFMNSQISNSDFVKSDFPESNFSDTIIKACNFTEIDIREADFTNSVIENVDFKLANIDQTILKNVKLINVKNIDKAMIESINIGSIDNPIILESKEAFDWLMKNNK
- a CDS encoding DUF3130 family protein gives rise to the protein MGEITTHSETAESFSTRFKNHSETMKNKGTNLTKATSFSYSSSRSCNDLGSTLSKFVSAVGKVSSSIQNDAENILKINQTFIEKDKENEKRFD
- a CDS encoding alpha/beta hydrolase, whose protein sequence is MLKEELHYPSNSGQNEIFATSWQPETDPLAILQISHGMAEFIERYQNFAEFLAKQGFFVVGNDHLGHGRSAGHPNNYGYFSDGNSKEHIVEDIKALHDLVKADYPTLPYFLMGHSMGSFIVRNYLQKYGDSVDGAILMGTSGPKPELEFLLPLLKVLNRVAPHKRNPLVDQLAFGKFKTYFVEGDSDFNWLSKNQENVKWYENHHQTGFIFTNNGFLTLFSLLNAGTKAGWAKTIPKKLPILVISGEDDPVGDMGKGIRKVFHELEEMQFSDITFCSYPEMRHEILMEENASLVYADILDWLSRHLPQ
- a CDS encoding CxxH/CxxC protein, encoding MNPIYSCQEHIEEALDDAVYGGFELPVMEQFEPVDNKIIKCDYCKSQPIYIVVNKCTPTKS
- a CDS encoding S1C family serine protease gives rise to the protein MLLVGGGAFYGYTQTQDNTGNTNTGTVNTTKNVKTTNVSANVTTDTTEAVAKVEDSVVSVINMASSQNGILQGNSGDNSGGSSSGSKDSNLQTQSEGSGVIYKKDGDTAYVVTNNHVIDGSDAVEVLLKDGTKVAAKIVGSDAWTDLAVLSIPSKAVKNIATFGNSDSIKVGETAIAIGSPLGTNFATSVTQGIISAKNRTVGMDINGDGVEDWDMTAIQTDAAINPGNSGGALINLAGQVIGINSMKIAQDSVEGIGFAIPSNDVVKIINELQTKGKIVRPVLGVALRDLSQISAQQQKSVLNLPDNVTEGVVVTSVEKNSAAANADLKQYDTIVEIAGEKVKDSISLRKVIYNQKVGDTVEIKYYRDGKAATAKITLTAANSL